From the Ursus arctos isolate Adak ecotype North America unplaced genomic scaffold, UrsArc2.0 scaffold_36, whole genome shotgun sequence genome, one window contains:
- the MAPKBP1 gene encoding mitogen-activated protein kinase-binding protein 1 isoform X1, whose translation MMAVEGSTITSRIKNLLRSPSIKLRRSKAGNRREDLSSKVTLEKVLGITVSGGRGLACDPRSGLVAYPAGCVVVLFNPRKHKQHHILNSSRKTITALAFSPDGKYLVTGESGHMPAVRVWDVAEHSQVAELQEHKYGVACVAFSPSAKYIVSVGYQHDMIVNVWAWKKNIVVASNKVSSRVTAVSFSEDCSYFVTAGNRHIKFWYLDDSKTSKVNATVPLLGRSGLLGELRNNLFTDVACGRGKKADSTFCITSSGLLCEFSDRRLLDKWVELRTTVAHCISVSQDYIFCGCADGTVRLFNPSNLHFLSTLPRPHALGTDIASITEASRLFSGVANAKYPDTIALTFDPTNQWLSCVYNDHSIYVWDVRDPKKVGKVYSALYHSSCVWSVEVYPEVKDSNQACLPPSSFITCSSDNTIRLWNTESSGVHGSTLHRNILSNDLIKIIYVDGNTQALLDTELPGGDKADASLMDPRVGIRSVCISPNGQHLASGDRVGTLRVHELQSLSEMLKVEAHDSEILCLEYSKPDTGLKLLASASRDRLIHVLDAGREYSLQQTLDEHSSSITAVKFAASDGQVRMISCGADKSIYFRTAQKSGDGVQFTRTHHVVRKTTLYDMDVEPSWKYTAIGCQDRNIRIFNISSGKQKKLFKGSQGEDGTLIKVQTDPSGIYIATSCSDKNLSIFDFSSGECVATMFGHSEIVTGMKFSNDCKHLISVSGDSCIFVWRLSSEMTISMRQRLAELRQRQRGGKQQGPSSPQRAAGPNRHEASSMLSPGPALSSDSDKEGEDEGTEEEELPALPILAKGTKKEPVSVPGPALPRSLSHWEMSRAQETAEFLAPAPAANQGPRRRGRWAQPGVELSVRSMLDLRQLETLTPSSRGASQDLLAMTPSCPGKHGQQAPETSHASQKEKPPRPQASQPCSCPHIIRLLSQEEGVFAQDLEPAPIEDGIVYPEPSDSPTLDTSEFQVQAPARGTLGRVYPGSRGSEKHSPDSACSVDYSSSRLSSPEHPNEDSESTEPLSVDGISSDLEEPAEGDEEEEEEEGGTGSYGLQEGSPHTPDQEQFLKQHFETLANGAAPGGPVRVPERTESRSISSRFLLQVQTPPLREPSPSSSSLALSSRPVQMLPASGEQLRGSGASPPGAPPEAEPSPGNAGPQQAVPVLLPRRRLNPDSSWAPKRVAAASTLGGLQKAQSVQSLVPQADDAPPPGPSLLREMEAQEGLRSLPQADGRLSRPQSYQNPTTSSMAKISRSISVGENLGLAAEPQAPAPVRVSPLSKLALPSRAHLVLDIPKPLPDRPTLATFSPVTKGRAPGEAEQPGSPVGLGKAHSTSERWAYLGEGAPPKPRTECQAQPGPNSPCAQQLLVSSLLRGPENLQPLPPEKTPSPMECTRPGAALSQNSEPAVSLEECEQLVAELQGNVRQAVRLYHLVAGCKTPSAEQSRITQLLRNTFSSVRQELEALAGAVLCSPGGSPGAVGAEQTQALLEQYSELLLRAVERRMERRL comes from the exons GTGCGTGGTCGTGCTGTTCAATCCCCGGAAGCACAAACAGCACCACATCCTCAACAGTTCCAG GAAAACCATCACTGCCCTCGCCTTCTCCCCTGATGGCAAGTACTTGGTCACTGGAGAG AGCGGGCACATGCCTGCCGTGCGCGTTTGGGACGTGGCTGAGCACAGCCAGGTGGCAGAGCTGCAGGAGCATAAGTACGGCGTGGCTTGCGTGGCCTTCTCCCCGAGCGCCAAGTACATCGTCTCTGTGGGCTACCAGCATGACATGATCGTTAATGTCTGGGCCTGGAAG AAAAACATTGTGGTGGCCTCCAATAAGGTGTCCAGTCGGGTGACAGCGGTGTCCTTCTCTGAAGATTGCAGCTACTTTGTCACTGCAGGCAATCGGCACATCAAATTCTGGTACCTCGATGACAGTAAGACCTCAAAG GTGAACGCCACCGTGCCCCTGCTGGGCCGCTCGGGGCTGCTGGGGGAGCTTCGCAACAACCTGTTCACTGATGTGGCCTGTGGCCGAGGGAAGAAGGCCGACAGCACCTTCTGCATCACGTCCTCAGGGCTGCTGTGCGAGTTCAGCGACAGGAGGCTTTTGGATAAGTGGGTGGAGCTGAGA ACCACTGTGGCCCACTGCATCTCTGTGAGCCAAGACTACATCTTCTGTGGCTGCGCCGATGGCACCGTGCGCCTCTTCAATCCCTCCAACCTGCACTTCCTCAGCACGCTGCCCCGGCCCCACGCCCTGGGGACAGACATTGCCAGCATCACTGAGGCCAG TCGCCTCTTCTCTGGAGTGGCCAATGCCAAGTATCCAGACACCATTGCCTTGACCTTTGATCCTACGAATCAGTGGCTGTCTTGTGTATACAACGACCACAGCATTTATGTTTGGGATGTGAGGGACCCCAAGAAAGTGGGCAAGGTGTACTCGGCTCTGTATCATTCCTCCTGTGTCTGGAGTGTGGAG gtcTACCCTGAAGTGAAGGACAGTAATCAGGCCTGCCTGCCCCCCAGTTCCTTTATCACCTGTTCCTCAGACAATACCATCCGCCTGTGGAACACAGAGAGCTCCGGGGTGCACGGCTCCACGCTGCACCGAAACATCCTCAGCAAT GACCTCATTAAGATCATCTATGTGGATGGGAACACTCAGGCCCTCCTGGACACTGAGCTGCCCGGAGGAGACAAAGCCGATGCGTCCCTGATGGACCCCCGTGTGGGCATCCGCTCTGTGTGTATCAGCCCCAACGGACAGCATCTAGCTTCTGGGGACCGTGTAGGCACGCTCAG GGTGCACGAGCTGCAGTCCCTGAGCGAGATGCTGAAGGTGGAGGCCCACGACTCGGAGATCCTCTGCCTGGAGTACTCTAAGCCCGACACGG GTCTGAAGCTGCTGGCATCAGCGAGCCGGGACCGGCTCATCCACGTGTTAGACGCTGGCCGTGAGTACAGCCTGCAGCAGACGTTGGACGAGCACTCATCCTCCATCACTGCTGTCAAGTttgcag CCAGCGATGGGCAAGTCCGCATGATCAGCTGTGGAGCAGACAAGAGCATTTACTTCCGCACTGCACAGAAG TCTGGAGATGGAGTCCAGTTTACACGGACACACCACGTGGTACGGAAGACGACCCTCTATGACATGGACGTGGAGCCTAGCTGGAAGTACACGGCCATCGGCTGCCAGGACCGGAATATTCG GATCTTTAACATCAGCAGTGGGAAGCAGAAGAAGCTGTTTAAAGGGTCACAGGGTGAGGACGGCACTCTGATTAAG GTGCAGACGGACCCCTCAGGGATCTACATCGCCACCAGCTGTTCTGACAAGAACCTCTCCATTTTTGACTTCTCCTCAGGCGAGTGCGTGGCCACCATGTTTGGCCACTCAG AGATTGTCACTGGCATGAAGTTTAGTAATGACTGCAAACATCTCATCTCAGTGTCTGGAGACAG CTGTATATTCGTATGGCGCCTGAGCTCTGAGATGACCATCAGCATGAGGCAGCGTCTGGCTGAGCTGCGCCAGCGTCAGCGAGGGGGCAAGCAGCAAGGACCATCTTCTCCCCAAAGGGCCGCAGGACCCAACCG GCACGAGGCCTCATCGATGCTGTCTCCTGGACCAGCTCTGTCGTCAGACAGTGACAAGGAGGGAGAAGACGAGGGCACCGAAGAAGAAGAGCTTCCAGCTCTGCCCATCCTTGCCAAGGGTACCAAGAAGGAGCCAG TCTCAGTgccaggcccagccctgccccgaaGCCTGTCCCACTGGGAGATGAGTCGG GCACAGGAGACGGCGGAGTTCCTGGCCCCAGCTCCTGCAGCCAACCAAGGACCCAGAAGAAGGGGCCGCTGGGCTCAGCCAGGTGTGGAGCTGAGTGTCCGCTCCATGCTGGACCTGCGGCAGCTAGAGACACTGACCCCGAGCTCTCGAGGCGCTAGCCAAGACTTGCTGGCCATGACCCCATCTTGTCCTGGGAAGCATGGTCAGCAGGCCCCTGAGACCTCCCATGCTAGCCAG AAGGAAAAGCCCCCTCGGCCTCAGGCTTCCCAACCCTGTTCCTGTCCCCACATTATTCGGTTGTTGTCCCAAGAGGAAGGGGTGTTTGCCCAAGATCTGGAGCCTGCACCCATCGAAGATGGTATTGTCTACCCGGAGCCGAGTGACAGCCCCACCCTGGATACCAG TGAGTTCCAGGTGCAGGCTCCAGCCCGAGGGACCCTGGGAAGAGTGTATCCAGGCAGCAGGGGCTCTGAAAAGCACAGTCCTGACAGCGCCTGCTCTGTGGATTATAGTAGCAGCCGCCTTTCCAGCCCCGAGCACCCCAACGAAG ACTCGGAGAGCACGGAGCCCCTGagtgtggatggcatttcctcaGACCTTGAAGAGCCAGCCGAGggtgatgaggaagaggaggaagaagagggaggcaCTGGCTCCTATGGGCTGCAGGAAGGCAGTCCCCATACCCCAGACCAGGAGCAGTTTCTAAAACAGCACTTTGAGACTCTGGCCAATGGGGCTGCTCCAG GGGGACCAGTCCGGGTACCAGAGAGGACAGAGTCTCGGAGCATCTCTTCACGATTCCTGTTGCAAGTGCAGACCCCCCCGCTCAG GGAaccatctccctcttcctcaagcCTGGCGCTGTCATCGAGACCAGTCCAGATGCTGCCGGCTTCGGGTGAGCAGCTGAGAGGCAGTGGTGCCAGTCCTCCAGGAGCACCCCCAGAGGCAGAGCCCTCCCCTGGAAATGCTGGCCCTCAGCAGGCAGTTCCTGTGCTTTTGCCAAGACGCCGTCTCAACCCTGACAGCAGCTGGGCTCCCAAGAGAGTGGCTGCAGCCAGCACCTTAGGTGGACTCCAGAAAGCCCAGTCTGTGCAGAGTCTGGTGCCGCAGG CAGATGACGCCCCTCCACCCGGCCCATCGCTCCTACgggaaatggaggcccaggaGGGCCTGCGCTCCCTGCCACAGGCTGATGGCCGTCTGTCTCGGCCTCAGTCCTACCAGAACCCCACCACCAGTTCCATGGCCAAGATTTCCCGCAGCATCTCTGTCGGGGAGAATTTGGGTCTGGCGGCCGAACCTCAAGCTCCTGCTCCCGTCCGAGTCTCACCGCTCAGCAAGCTAGCCCTGCCCAGCCGGGCTCACCTGGTCCTGGACATCCCAAAGCCACTGCCTGATCGTCCTACCTTGGCCACGTTCTCACCTGTTACCAAGGGCAGGGCCCCTGGTGAGGCAGAACAGCCTGGCTCCCCAGTGGGCCTAGGAAAGGCTCACAGTACATCTGAGAGGTGGGCCTATTTGGGGGAGGGTGCCCCTCCCAAGCCTAGGACAGAGTGCCAGGCTCAGCCTGGGCCCAACAGCCCCTGTGCCCAGCAGCTGCTGGTCAGCAGCCTCCTCCGAGGCCCTGAGAACTTGCAGCCCCTACCCCCCGAGAAGACTCCCAGCCCCATGGAATGCACCAGGCCAGGGGCAGCCCTGAGCCAGAACTCAG AACCAGCAGTGAGCCTGGAGGAGTGTGAACAACTTGTGGCGGAGCTCCAGGGCAACGTGCGCCAGGCCGTGCGGCTCTACCACTTG GTGGCTGGCTGCAAGACACCCTCAGCGGAGCAAAGTCGCATCACCCAGCTCCTCAGAAACACCTTCTCTTCAGTGCGGCAGGAGCTGGAGGCCCTGGCCGGGGCGGTGCTATGCAGCCCGGGTGGGAGCCCTGGGGCCGTGGGGGCTGAGCAAACACAGGCCCTGCTAGAGCAATACTCAGAGCTGCTGCTTCGGGCGGTGGAGCGGCGCATGGAACGCAGACTCTAG
- the MAPKBP1 gene encoding mitogen-activated protein kinase-binding protein 1 isoform X3 — MMAVEGSTITSRIKNLLRSPSIKLRRSKAGNRREDLSSKVTLEKVLGITVSGGRGLACDPRSGLVAYPAGCVVVLFNPRKHKQHHILNSSRKTITALAFSPDGKYLVTGESGHMPAVRVWDVAEHSQVAELQEHKYGVACVAFSPSAKYIVSVGYQHDMIVNVWAWKKNIVVASNKVSSRVTAVSFSEDCSYFVTAGNRHIKFWYLDDSKTSKVNATVPLLGRSGLLGELRNNLFTDVACGRGKKADSTFCITSSGLLCEFSDRRLLDKWVELRTTVAHCISVSQDYIFCGCADGTVRLFNPSNLHFLSTLPRPHALGTDIASITEASRLFSGVANAKYPDTIALTFDPTNQWLSCVYNDHSIYVWDVRDPKKVGKVYSALYHSSCVWSVEVYPEVKDSNQACLPPSSFITCSSDNTIRLWNTESSGVHGSTLHRNILSNDLIKIIYVDGNTQALLDTELPGGDKADASLMDPRVGIRSVCISPNGQHLASGDRVGTLRVHELQSLSEMLKVEAHDSEILCLEYSKPDTGLKLLASASRDRLIHVLDAGREYSLQQTLDEHSSSITAVKFAASDGQVRMISCGADKSIYFRTAQKSGDGVQFTRTHHVVRKTTLYDMDVEPSWKYTAIGCQDRNIRIFNISSGKQKKLFKGSQGEDGTLIKVQTDPSGIYIATSCSDKNLSIFDFSSGECVATMFGHSEIVTGMKFSNDCKHLISVSGDSCIFVWRLSSEMTISMRQRLAELRQRQRGGKQQGPSSPQRAAGPNRHEASSMLSPGPALSSDSDKEGEDEGTEEEELPALPILAKGTKKEPVSVPGPALPRSLSHWEMSRAQETAEFLAPAPAANQGPRRRGRWAQPGVELSVRSMLDLRQLETLTPSSRGASQDLLAMTPSCPGKHGQQAPETSHASQKEKPPRPQASQPCSCPHIIRLLSQEEGVFAQDLEPAPIEDGIVYPEPSDSPTLDTSEFQVQAPARGTLGRVYPGSRGSEKHSPDSACSVDYSSSRLSSPEHPNEDSESTEPLSVDGISSDLEEPAEGDEEEEEEEGGTGSYGLQEGSPHTPDQEQFLKQHFETLANGAAPGGPVRVPERTESRSISSRFLLQVQTPPLREPSPSSSSLALSSRPVQMLPASGEQLRGSGASPPGAPPEAEPSPGNAGPQQAVPVLLPRRRLNPDSSWAPKRVAAASTLGGLQKAQSVQSLVPQADDAPPPGPSLLREMEAQEGLRSLPQADGRLSRPQSYQNPTTSSMAKISRSISVGENLGLAAEPQAPAPVRVSPLSKLALPSRAHLVLDIPKPLPDRPTLATFSPVTKGRAPEPAVSLEECEQLVAELQGNVRQAVRLYHLVAGCKTPSAEQSRITQLLRNTFSSVRQELEALAGAVLCSPGGSPGAVGAEQTQALLEQYSELLLRAVERRMERRL, encoded by the exons GTGCGTGGTCGTGCTGTTCAATCCCCGGAAGCACAAACAGCACCACATCCTCAACAGTTCCAG GAAAACCATCACTGCCCTCGCCTTCTCCCCTGATGGCAAGTACTTGGTCACTGGAGAG AGCGGGCACATGCCTGCCGTGCGCGTTTGGGACGTGGCTGAGCACAGCCAGGTGGCAGAGCTGCAGGAGCATAAGTACGGCGTGGCTTGCGTGGCCTTCTCCCCGAGCGCCAAGTACATCGTCTCTGTGGGCTACCAGCATGACATGATCGTTAATGTCTGGGCCTGGAAG AAAAACATTGTGGTGGCCTCCAATAAGGTGTCCAGTCGGGTGACAGCGGTGTCCTTCTCTGAAGATTGCAGCTACTTTGTCACTGCAGGCAATCGGCACATCAAATTCTGGTACCTCGATGACAGTAAGACCTCAAAG GTGAACGCCACCGTGCCCCTGCTGGGCCGCTCGGGGCTGCTGGGGGAGCTTCGCAACAACCTGTTCACTGATGTGGCCTGTGGCCGAGGGAAGAAGGCCGACAGCACCTTCTGCATCACGTCCTCAGGGCTGCTGTGCGAGTTCAGCGACAGGAGGCTTTTGGATAAGTGGGTGGAGCTGAGA ACCACTGTGGCCCACTGCATCTCTGTGAGCCAAGACTACATCTTCTGTGGCTGCGCCGATGGCACCGTGCGCCTCTTCAATCCCTCCAACCTGCACTTCCTCAGCACGCTGCCCCGGCCCCACGCCCTGGGGACAGACATTGCCAGCATCACTGAGGCCAG TCGCCTCTTCTCTGGAGTGGCCAATGCCAAGTATCCAGACACCATTGCCTTGACCTTTGATCCTACGAATCAGTGGCTGTCTTGTGTATACAACGACCACAGCATTTATGTTTGGGATGTGAGGGACCCCAAGAAAGTGGGCAAGGTGTACTCGGCTCTGTATCATTCCTCCTGTGTCTGGAGTGTGGAG gtcTACCCTGAAGTGAAGGACAGTAATCAGGCCTGCCTGCCCCCCAGTTCCTTTATCACCTGTTCCTCAGACAATACCATCCGCCTGTGGAACACAGAGAGCTCCGGGGTGCACGGCTCCACGCTGCACCGAAACATCCTCAGCAAT GACCTCATTAAGATCATCTATGTGGATGGGAACACTCAGGCCCTCCTGGACACTGAGCTGCCCGGAGGAGACAAAGCCGATGCGTCCCTGATGGACCCCCGTGTGGGCATCCGCTCTGTGTGTATCAGCCCCAACGGACAGCATCTAGCTTCTGGGGACCGTGTAGGCACGCTCAG GGTGCACGAGCTGCAGTCCCTGAGCGAGATGCTGAAGGTGGAGGCCCACGACTCGGAGATCCTCTGCCTGGAGTACTCTAAGCCCGACACGG GTCTGAAGCTGCTGGCATCAGCGAGCCGGGACCGGCTCATCCACGTGTTAGACGCTGGCCGTGAGTACAGCCTGCAGCAGACGTTGGACGAGCACTCATCCTCCATCACTGCTGTCAAGTttgcag CCAGCGATGGGCAAGTCCGCATGATCAGCTGTGGAGCAGACAAGAGCATTTACTTCCGCACTGCACAGAAG TCTGGAGATGGAGTCCAGTTTACACGGACACACCACGTGGTACGGAAGACGACCCTCTATGACATGGACGTGGAGCCTAGCTGGAAGTACACGGCCATCGGCTGCCAGGACCGGAATATTCG GATCTTTAACATCAGCAGTGGGAAGCAGAAGAAGCTGTTTAAAGGGTCACAGGGTGAGGACGGCACTCTGATTAAG GTGCAGACGGACCCCTCAGGGATCTACATCGCCACCAGCTGTTCTGACAAGAACCTCTCCATTTTTGACTTCTCCTCAGGCGAGTGCGTGGCCACCATGTTTGGCCACTCAG AGATTGTCACTGGCATGAAGTTTAGTAATGACTGCAAACATCTCATCTCAGTGTCTGGAGACAG CTGTATATTCGTATGGCGCCTGAGCTCTGAGATGACCATCAGCATGAGGCAGCGTCTGGCTGAGCTGCGCCAGCGTCAGCGAGGGGGCAAGCAGCAAGGACCATCTTCTCCCCAAAGGGCCGCAGGACCCAACCG GCACGAGGCCTCATCGATGCTGTCTCCTGGACCAGCTCTGTCGTCAGACAGTGACAAGGAGGGAGAAGACGAGGGCACCGAAGAAGAAGAGCTTCCAGCTCTGCCCATCCTTGCCAAGGGTACCAAGAAGGAGCCAG TCTCAGTgccaggcccagccctgccccgaaGCCTGTCCCACTGGGAGATGAGTCGG GCACAGGAGACGGCGGAGTTCCTGGCCCCAGCTCCTGCAGCCAACCAAGGACCCAGAAGAAGGGGCCGCTGGGCTCAGCCAGGTGTGGAGCTGAGTGTCCGCTCCATGCTGGACCTGCGGCAGCTAGAGACACTGACCCCGAGCTCTCGAGGCGCTAGCCAAGACTTGCTGGCCATGACCCCATCTTGTCCTGGGAAGCATGGTCAGCAGGCCCCTGAGACCTCCCATGCTAGCCAG AAGGAAAAGCCCCCTCGGCCTCAGGCTTCCCAACCCTGTTCCTGTCCCCACATTATTCGGTTGTTGTCCCAAGAGGAAGGGGTGTTTGCCCAAGATCTGGAGCCTGCACCCATCGAAGATGGTATTGTCTACCCGGAGCCGAGTGACAGCCCCACCCTGGATACCAG TGAGTTCCAGGTGCAGGCTCCAGCCCGAGGGACCCTGGGAAGAGTGTATCCAGGCAGCAGGGGCTCTGAAAAGCACAGTCCTGACAGCGCCTGCTCTGTGGATTATAGTAGCAGCCGCCTTTCCAGCCCCGAGCACCCCAACGAAG ACTCGGAGAGCACGGAGCCCCTGagtgtggatggcatttcctcaGACCTTGAAGAGCCAGCCGAGggtgatgaggaagaggaggaagaagagggaggcaCTGGCTCCTATGGGCTGCAGGAAGGCAGTCCCCATACCCCAGACCAGGAGCAGTTTCTAAAACAGCACTTTGAGACTCTGGCCAATGGGGCTGCTCCAG GGGGACCAGTCCGGGTACCAGAGAGGACAGAGTCTCGGAGCATCTCTTCACGATTCCTGTTGCAAGTGCAGACCCCCCCGCTCAG GGAaccatctccctcttcctcaagcCTGGCGCTGTCATCGAGACCAGTCCAGATGCTGCCGGCTTCGGGTGAGCAGCTGAGAGGCAGTGGTGCCAGTCCTCCAGGAGCACCCCCAGAGGCAGAGCCCTCCCCTGGAAATGCTGGCCCTCAGCAGGCAGTTCCTGTGCTTTTGCCAAGACGCCGTCTCAACCCTGACAGCAGCTGGGCTCCCAAGAGAGTGGCTGCAGCCAGCACCTTAGGTGGACTCCAGAAAGCCCAGTCTGTGCAGAGTCTGGTGCCGCAGG CAGATGACGCCCCTCCACCCGGCCCATCGCTCCTACgggaaatggaggcccaggaGGGCCTGCGCTCCCTGCCACAGGCTGATGGCCGTCTGTCTCGGCCTCAGTCCTACCAGAACCCCACCACCAGTTCCATGGCCAAGATTTCCCGCAGCATCTCTGTCGGGGAGAATTTGGGTCTGGCGGCCGAACCTCAAGCTCCTGCTCCCGTCCGAGTCTCACCGCTCAGCAAGCTAGCCCTGCCCAGCCGGGCTCACCTGGTCCTGGACATCCCAAAGCCACTGCCTGATCGTCCTACCTTGGCCACGTTCTCACCTGTTACCAAGGGCAGGGCCCCTG AACCAGCAGTGAGCCTGGAGGAGTGTGAACAACTTGTGGCGGAGCTCCAGGGCAACGTGCGCCAGGCCGTGCGGCTCTACCACTTG GTGGCTGGCTGCAAGACACCCTCAGCGGAGCAAAGTCGCATCACCCAGCTCCTCAGAAACACCTTCTCTTCAGTGCGGCAGGAGCTGGAGGCCCTGGCCGGGGCGGTGCTATGCAGCCCGGGTGGGAGCCCTGGGGCCGTGGGGGCTGAGCAAACACAGGCCCTGCTAGAGCAATACTCAGAGCTGCTGCTTCGGGCGGTGGAGCGGCGCATGGAACGCAGACTCTAG